A part of Paraburkholderia azotifigens genomic DNA contains:
- a CDS encoding M1 family metallopeptidase translates to MRLCFRLKVQCLMLAATLALSACGGGDDGGLSSSKSAQTGATVPASQPALAAPTSPIVADTSVNKTVPPVELPDTVKPINYKLWFRPNADLSAFDGRADVEIQVTKNVNQIVIAGHRIKFTNGKTTLQPGNIQLIATPQDDGDFYQLRPVSGQIRPGNYSLHMEWSGIINFKTYDDPATKTGGSCGDDPYPGCSAAEGVFRVDLKGTDGNTSGAILTQGETNLARQWFPGWDEPAFRMTYEVSAEVPQNWRVVSNAAEGPSVNVDSGYKRVTFDRTPPMPQYLLFFGGGMFDTLEDDFVSPLKDGKNLHLRIFTPPGMRDWAVPAMQQTKQALDYYYRYTGIPLPLTKFDTIAANDAFKEQKDLNFGGMENWGAILEFADDILPPPGTSMSDYGVTVLTHEAAHQWFGDLVTLDWWDDVWMNESFATYFENRTKILFFPDRFSWVDEVKTKYAVMSRDLKNTSFPVQPNFNDWASNDFVLSASPFTYDKGGIVLKMIENYLGDGVMRKGLQSYLADYALGNSTPKRLWDELAKASGEPMVAIGDSFVRQTGVPLVSLDTQCDLTSNQTVVTLKQSPYPNQNLYPGIQWTIPLTLAYGEGLARRKTVALQDTQTQVRVNGCSAVVADPSGLDYYVTNYGDNAWSQLLAQSSALTDPVLLTNLQMEAKMLVNSGLADPSRATTIGSITPPVSAMARRQLLVAPQAETVRPILRYQGKLKPRNKTP, encoded by the coding sequence ATGCGACTATGTTTTCGGTTAAAGGTGCAGTGCCTGATGCTGGCTGCGACGCTGGCGTTGAGTGCGTGTGGTGGCGGAGACGATGGAGGTTTGAGTTCGAGCAAGTCGGCGCAGACGGGCGCAACGGTTCCGGCGTCGCAACCGGCGCTGGCGGCGCCGACGTCGCCCATCGTCGCCGATACGTCGGTGAACAAGACGGTGCCGCCCGTCGAGTTGCCCGACACCGTGAAGCCGATCAACTACAAGCTGTGGTTCCGGCCGAACGCCGATCTGTCAGCCTTCGATGGCCGCGCGGACGTCGAGATCCAGGTGACGAAGAACGTCAACCAGATCGTGATCGCGGGGCATCGCATCAAGTTCACGAACGGCAAGACGACGCTGCAGCCGGGCAACATCCAGCTGATCGCGACACCGCAGGACGACGGCGACTTCTATCAACTGCGGCCCGTCAGCGGGCAGATTCGCCCCGGTAATTACTCGTTGCACATGGAGTGGTCGGGCATCATCAACTTCAAGACTTACGACGACCCCGCGACGAAAACGGGCGGCAGCTGCGGCGACGATCCCTATCCCGGCTGCTCGGCGGCGGAAGGCGTGTTCCGCGTCGACCTGAAAGGAACCGACGGCAACACGAGCGGCGCGATCCTCACGCAAGGCGAAACCAATCTCGCGCGCCAATGGTTTCCGGGATGGGACGAACCGGCGTTCCGCATGACGTATGAAGTGTCGGCGGAAGTGCCGCAGAACTGGCGGGTCGTGTCGAATGCCGCGGAAGGGCCGTCCGTCAACGTGGACAGCGGCTACAAGCGCGTCACGTTCGACAGGACGCCGCCGATGCCGCAGTACCTGCTGTTCTTCGGCGGCGGCATGTTCGACACGCTCGAAGACGACTTCGTGAGTCCGCTGAAGGACGGCAAGAATCTGCATCTGCGGATTTTCACGCCACCCGGCATGCGCGACTGGGCCGTGCCCGCGATGCAGCAGACCAAGCAGGCGCTCGATTACTACTACCGTTACACGGGCATTCCGCTGCCGCTGACGAAGTTCGACACGATCGCCGCGAACGATGCGTTCAAGGAGCAGAAGGATCTGAACTTCGGGGGGATGGAGAACTGGGGCGCCATTCTCGAATTCGCCGACGACATTCTTCCGCCGCCCGGCACGTCGATGTCCGACTATGGCGTGACCGTGCTCACGCACGAAGCCGCGCATCAGTGGTTCGGCGATCTCGTGACGCTCGACTGGTGGGACGACGTGTGGATGAACGAATCGTTCGCGACGTATTTCGAGAACCGCACGAAGATCCTGTTCTTCCCCGATCGCTTCAGCTGGGTCGACGAAGTGAAGACCAAGTACGCTGTGATGTCGCGCGACCTGAAGAACACGTCGTTCCCGGTGCAGCCGAACTTCAACGACTGGGCGTCGAACGACTTCGTGTTGAGCGCCAGCCCGTTCACGTACGACAAGGGCGGCATCGTGCTGAAGATGATCGAGAACTATCTCGGCGATGGCGTGATGCGCAAGGGCCTGCAGTCGTATCTGGCGGACTACGCACTCGGCAACTCGACGCCGAAGCGTCTGTGGGACGAATTGGCGAAGGCGAGCGGCGAGCCAATGGTTGCGATCGGCGACAGCTTCGTGCGGCAAACGGGCGTGCCGCTCGTGTCGCTCGATACGCAGTGCGATCTGACGAGCAATCAGACCGTCGTCACGCTGAAGCAGTCGCCGTATCCGAACCAGAACCTGTATCCGGGCATTCAATGGACGATTCCGTTGACGCTCGCGTACGGCGAAGGTCTCGCGCGACGCAAGACGGTGGCACTGCAGGACACGCAGACGCAGGTGCGGGTCAATGGTTGCTCGGCCGTCGTCGCGGATCCGAGCGGGCTCGACTACTACGTGACGAACTACGGCGACAACGCGTGGAGCCAGTTGCTCGCGCAAAGCAGTGCGTTGACGGATCCTGTGCTGCTGACCAACCTGCAGATGGAAGCGAAGATGCTCGTGAATTCTGGCCTCGCCGATCCTTCGCGCGCCACCACGATCGGCTCGATCACGCCGCCGGTGAGTGCGATGGCGCGTCGTCAGTTGCTGGTCGCGCCGCAGGCCGAAACGGTTCGTCCGATCCTGCGTTATCAGGGCAAGCTGAAGCCGCGCAACAAGACGCCGTAA
- a CDS encoding oxidoreductase, with product MSNVTKQQFKRVWFITGASRGLGALIAKAALADGNAVVAAGRNAAAIVERLGESPALLPVALDVTDAAQAKAAVEAAVEKFGGIDVLINNAGFGLLAAVEESSDADVRRMYDTNVFGLLNVTRAVLPVMRKQRSGHVINMSSIGGYRSGAGFGVYCSTKFAVEGITEALHAELKPLGIHATVVEPGYFRTDFLDGSSLVVGKEIIGDYDDTSGNVRRIAVDLNHNQPGDPEKLATAVVTLVDAQTPPVRLPLGTDTLKAIAEKNAFVTTETQTWKALSQSTDFPV from the coding sequence ATGAGCAACGTCACGAAACAGCAGTTCAAGCGCGTCTGGTTCATCACGGGCGCATCGCGCGGTCTGGGTGCGCTGATCGCCAAGGCAGCGCTGGCCGATGGCAATGCCGTCGTCGCTGCGGGCCGCAATGCCGCCGCGATCGTCGAGCGGCTGGGCGAATCGCCCGCCTTGCTGCCCGTCGCGCTCGACGTGACGGACGCAGCGCAGGCGAAAGCGGCCGTCGAGGCGGCTGTCGAAAAGTTCGGCGGGATCGACGTGCTGATCAACAACGCGGGCTTCGGTCTGCTGGCAGCCGTCGAGGAATCGAGCGACGCCGACGTGCGCCGCATGTACGACACCAACGTATTCGGTCTGCTGAACGTGACGCGCGCCGTGCTGCCCGTGATGCGCAAGCAGCGTTCGGGGCACGTGATCAACATGTCGTCGATCGGCGGCTATCGCTCGGGCGCGGGCTTCGGCGTGTACTGTTCGACGAAGTTCGCCGTCGAAGGCATCACGGAAGCGCTGCACGCGGAACTGAAGCCGCTCGGCATTCACGCGACCGTTGTCGAGCCGGGCTACTTCCGCACGGACTTTCTGGATGGGTCGTCGCTCGTGGTCGGCAAGGAGATCATTGGCGATTACGACGATACTTCAGGCAACGTGCGCCGCATTGCTGTCGACTTGAACCACAACCAGCCGGGCGATCCGGAGAAGCTGGCGACGGCCGTCGTGACGCTCGTCGATGCGCAAACGCCGCCCGTGCGTCTGCCGCTCGGCACCGACACACTGAAGGCGATCGCCGAGAAGAACGCGTTCGTGACGACGGAAACGCAGACGTGGAAGGCATTGTCGCAATCCACCGATTTCCCCGTTTGA
- a CDS encoding EAL domain-containing protein: MTTLFSFRKSAVVGRGLTPMLAFVVAVVCGACVLVTAALWARHADQAAVRERESLIAGDMVASIERILDSVVSRAHLELSTLPGRPCPLVDHRLSELQSYVLYVRSVNLVANQNVYCSSALGVIDVPLSAWLSPAPARITLDLLAGTPQQPQTPVMPLYVPTGKDTGLLYVVETSYLADTLAHGVRYEAGQVVLVVTNERALDARGEAISTGSVTTMRGTRASSPRWGFSIVVVAAPTFVAQTHWKYGLLASAAAILVNLLIAAAYLIAFAPRRLLLSAVRRALKHGQLHIAYQPVVEIATRRIAGVEALIRWTHPRWGAVSPAAFMAEVERSSLLAGVTRFALQRATDDIMQKTDIRPLRIAINVAPMDLERKDFVADVLAVHAKLPADITLVLEVTERFLIDKHPRTDVIFNMLKAHGVRFAIDDFGTQHSNLDLLGRFPFDYVKIDGQFVRQVDRQGRELIRAIAAVSRHYGMEVIAEGVETESQHEALRSLGIPYGQGYLYQRPVPVSQLFADTGANVLTTRTRVTP, encoded by the coding sequence GTGACCACGCTTTTCTCCTTTCGCAAATCAGCCGTAGTGGGCCGCGGCTTGACGCCGATGCTCGCGTTCGTCGTCGCGGTCGTGTGCGGGGCGTGTGTTCTCGTCACTGCGGCGCTCTGGGCGCGGCACGCGGATCAGGCGGCCGTTCGCGAACGCGAGAGCCTGATTGCAGGCGATATGGTCGCGTCGATCGAGCGCATTCTCGACAGTGTCGTGTCGCGCGCGCATCTGGAATTATCGACATTGCCGGGACGCCCTTGCCCGCTCGTCGACCATCGCCTGTCCGAGTTGCAGAGCTACGTGCTGTATGTGCGCAGCGTCAATCTCGTGGCCAATCAAAACGTTTATTGTTCTTCGGCGCTGGGCGTGATCGATGTTCCGCTGTCCGCCTGGCTGTCGCCCGCGCCTGCGCGCATCACGCTCGACCTGCTCGCGGGCACGCCGCAGCAGCCTCAAACCCCCGTCATGCCCCTGTATGTTCCGACGGGCAAGGACACGGGTCTGCTGTACGTCGTCGAGACCAGCTATCTCGCGGATACGCTCGCTCACGGCGTGCGTTACGAAGCGGGACAAGTCGTGCTTGTCGTCACGAACGAGCGCGCCCTCGACGCACGCGGCGAAGCGATTTCCACCGGCAGCGTGACGACGATGCGCGGCACGCGCGCATCGTCGCCGCGTTGGGGTTTTTCGATCGTCGTGGTAGCCGCCCCGACCTTCGTCGCGCAAACACACTGGAAATATGGATTGCTTGCGAGCGCAGCGGCCATTCTCGTCAATCTGCTGATCGCCGCCGCGTATCTGATCGCGTTCGCGCCGCGTCGCCTGCTGCTGTCAGCCGTGCGACGCGCGCTGAAGCATGGGCAACTGCACATCGCGTATCAGCCCGTCGTCGAGATCGCCACGCGCCGCATCGCGGGTGTCGAAGCGCTGATACGCTGGACGCATCCGCGCTGGGGCGCCGTGAGTCCCGCGGCGTTCATGGCGGAAGTGGAACGCAGCAGCCTGCTCGCAGGCGTCACGCGCTTCGCGCTGCAGCGCGCGACGGACGACATCATGCAGAAGACCGACATCCGCCCGCTGCGCATCGCCATCAACGTCGCGCCGATGGATCTCGAACGCAAGGACTTCGTTGCGGACGTGCTGGCCGTCCACGCCAAACTGCCCGCCGACATCACGCTCGTGCTCGAAGTGACCGAGCGCTTTCTGATCGACAAGCATCCGCGCACCGACGTGATCTTCAACATGCTGAAGGCGCATGGCGTGCGCTTTGCCATCGACGATTTCGGCACGCAGCACAGCAACCTCGATTTGCTGGGCCGCTTCCCGTTTGATTACGTGAAGATCGACGGGCAGTTCGTGCGGCAAGTGGACCGCCAGGGACGCGAACTGATCCGCGCGATCGCCGCGGTGTCCAGGCATTACGGCATGGAAGTCATCGCCGAAGGCGTCGAAACGGAGTCGCAGCATGAAGCGCTGCGCAGCCTCGGCATCCCTTATGGACAAGGGTATCTGTACCAGCGCCCCGTGCCCGTCTCGCAACTGTTCGCCGATACGGGCGCGAACGTGCTCACGACGAGAACACGCGTCACGCCCTGA
- a CDS encoding DUF1348 family protein: MSTQQQEVRPPLPPFTLESAKQKVRLAEDGWNSRDAAKVALAYSLDTKWRNRAEFANNRAEAQAFLERKWRKEFDYRLIKELWAFGGNRIAVRYAYEWRDDAGNWFRSYGNENWEFGEDGLMERRFACINDMPIRESERKFHWPSGRRPDDHPGLSDLGL; encoded by the coding sequence ATGTCAACGCAACAACAGGAAGTCCGTCCGCCGCTGCCGCCGTTCACGCTGGAATCGGCGAAACAAAAAGTGCGCCTTGCCGAAGACGGCTGGAATTCGCGCGATGCCGCAAAAGTCGCGCTCGCGTATTCGCTCGATACGAAGTGGCGCAACCGCGCCGAGTTCGCAAACAACCGCGCCGAAGCGCAGGCGTTTCTCGAGCGCAAATGGCGCAAGGAGTTCGACTACCGGCTGATCAAGGAGTTGTGGGCGTTCGGCGGCAACCGGATTGCGGTGCGCTACGCGTACGAGTGGCGCGACGATGCGGGCAACTGGTTTCGCTCGTATGGCAACGAGAACTGGGAGTTCGGCGAAGACGGTCTGATGGAGCGCCGCTTTGCCTGTATCAATGACATGCCGATCAGGGAATCGGAGCGCAAGTTCCACTGGCCTTCAGGCCGTCGTCCCGACGATCATCCGGGCTTGAGCGATCTCGGGCTGTGA
- a CDS encoding LysR family transcriptional regulator: protein MNEVRAISIFVRAATLGNLRKAAVDQGISPQAASHAVMQLEKSLGVRLFHRTTRKLSLTEEGERLLQSVEPALATLSTAIDDARRAKDEVAGPLRVSAPMALGRAVLWPVVLEFAALYPDVQLDVRFDDHFTDLVSDRADVGFRGGSPPSGGAIARRLLPIQLIVCASPAYIERHGKPMSVEDLDTHRCTGYRRANTGKQAPWEFLIGNEIVYRDVAATLCANDIDAETAAVLAGLAIGQLGSFSAVEHIRSGRLVPLLTQHVTQRESIYVYYRSRTEQPLRVRTFIDFMIARLADNRNYFLEPAELRT from the coding sequence GTGAACGAGGTCCGCGCCATTTCGATCTTTGTCCGCGCGGCGACGCTGGGCAATCTGCGCAAAGCTGCCGTCGATCAGGGCATTTCGCCCCAAGCGGCCAGCCACGCCGTGATGCAGCTCGAAAAATCGCTCGGCGTGCGTCTGTTTCATCGGACCACGCGCAAGCTGAGCCTGACGGAAGAAGGCGAGCGGCTGCTGCAAAGCGTGGAGCCGGCGCTGGCCACGCTGTCGACGGCGATCGACGACGCCCGCCGCGCGAAAGACGAAGTCGCCGGTCCGCTGCGCGTGAGCGCGCCGATGGCGCTCGGCCGCGCGGTGCTGTGGCCCGTCGTGCTCGAATTCGCCGCCCTTTATCCCGACGTGCAACTGGATGTGCGTTTCGACGATCACTTCACCGATCTCGTCAGCGATCGCGCCGACGTCGGCTTTCGCGGCGGCTCGCCGCCGTCGGGCGGCGCGATCGCGCGGCGGCTGTTGCCCATTCAGCTGATCGTGTGCGCATCGCCGGCGTATATCGAACGGCATGGCAAGCCGATGTCCGTCGAAGACCTGGACACGCACCGCTGCACAGGCTATCGGCGCGCGAACACAGGCAAGCAGGCGCCGTGGGAATTTCTGATCGGCAATGAGATCGTGTATCGCGACGTGGCGGCGACGTTGTGCGCGAACGATATCGACGCGGAAACAGCGGCTGTTCTGGCAGGACTGGCGATTGGCCAGCTGGGCAGTTTTTCGGCCGTCGAGCACATTCGCAGCGGACGGCTCGTGCCGCTGCTCACGCAGCATGTGACGCAGCGCGAGTCGATCTACGTCTACTACCGCAGCCGCACCGAGCAGCCGCTGCGCGTGCGGACGTTCATCGACTTCATGATCGCGCGGCTCGCGGACAACCGGAATTACTTTCTCGAGCCTGCGGAATTGCGTACATAG